In one window of Shewanella goraebulensis DNA:
- the rpmE gene encoding 50S ribosomal protein L31 — translation MKSGIHPDYAEVTATCTCGNVIKVNSTVGKNLHLDVCGACHPFYTGTQKVVDTGGRIDKFNKRFGALGKK, via the coding sequence ATGAAATCAGGTATCCACCCAGACTACGCTGAAGTAACTGCAACTTGTACTTGTGGTAACGTAATTAAAGTAAACTCTACTGTAGGTAAAAACTTACATTTAGACGTATGTGGTGCATGTCACCCATTCTACACTGGTACTCAGAAAGTTGTTGACACTGGTGGTCGTATCGACAAATTCAACAAGCGCTTTGGTGCACTTGGTAAGAAGTAA
- a CDS encoding FimV/HubP family polar landmark protein: MSKGIINRAVLALSLFLFSFVAQAALSHISINSRQFDVGQHPKIKLNIVAGKNDLSRISLHLRQKNGSEEVVEELMVQSISGYMLFAIGVDDVRDPNAKLIVNEYKGNSWRQYAVLSVFDAPFIKVTDKTEVKIDSRHQLKKVAPIPNTGGKAQQTTAVEKTPNSSSVSASSASSTLSTQTLSTPIVNEGCTIERDRSDTLWRIASRYHKQWQTNVYGAMLAIYDANPKAFSKQKIHLIRQDVTLMCPSQSQLNQYVNKIDDKAKFEGLEQQHTGN, translated from the coding sequence ATGTCAAAAGGAATAATCAACAGAGCTGTATTGGCACTATCACTTTTTTTATTTTCATTTGTGGCACAAGCTGCACTGAGTCATATCAGTATTAACAGTCGTCAGTTTGATGTTGGGCAGCACCCCAAGATTAAACTGAACATTGTGGCTGGTAAAAATGATTTATCTCGTATTAGTCTTCATCTTCGTCAGAAAAATGGTTCTGAAGAGGTGGTGGAAGAGTTAATGGTGCAGTCTATCAGTGGTTATATGTTATTTGCTATTGGTGTAGACGATGTTAGGGATCCTAACGCGAAATTAATTGTGAATGAATATAAAGGAAATAGCTGGCGCCAGTATGCAGTATTGTCAGTATTCGATGCGCCCTTTATTAAGGTAACAGACAAAACTGAAGTTAAAATAGATTCGCGACATCAACTTAAGAAAGTGGCACCAATACCAAATACAGGCGGTAAAGCACAGCAAACCACAGCAGTAGAGAAAACTCCGAATTCAAGTTCAGTATCAGCGAGTTCCGCTTCTTCAACACTCTCTACTCAAACACTCTCAACTCCAATAGTAAATGAGGGTTGCACCATTGAACGTGATCGCTCTGATACTTTATGGCGCATTGCTTCACGTTATCATAAACAATGGCAAACCAATGTCTATGGCGCTATGTTGGCGATTTATGATGCTAATCCTAAAGCTTTTTCAAAGCAAAAAATCCATTTGATTAGACAAGATGTAACCTTAATGTGCCCTTCGCAAAGTCAATTAAATCAATATGTAAACAAGATTGATGATAAGGCGAAATTTGAAGGTTTAGAGCAACAACATACAGGCAATTAA